A genomic stretch from Clostridia bacterium includes:
- a CDS encoding HIT family protein codes for MYNHEPSNYICPFCLIVKGVENEHVETKQSDVFYRDDSVICFIGSRWVTNNPGHVLVVPIKHIENIYDMPVELLTKIHCLEKEIAIALKAVYKCDGVSSRQHNEPSGNQDVWHYHLHVFPRYKGDNLYSSKMRISAPAERVEFSSKLREYFRNISLPEC; via the coding sequence ATGTATAATCATGAACCAAGTAATTACATTTGTCCTTTCTGTTTAATTGTTAAAGGGGTTGAAAATGAACATGTTGAAACAAAACAGTCAGATGTTTTTTATAGAGATGATTCTGTCATTTGTTTCATTGGGTCCCGTTGGGTGACAAACAATCCAGGTCACGTGTTGGTTGTTCCAATCAAGCACATTGAAAACATATATGACATGCCAGTTGAGCTTTTAACAAAAATACACTGTTTGGAAAAAGAAATTGCAATCGCTTTAAAGGCTGTTTATAAATGTGATGGTGTTTCATCAAGGCAGCATAATGAACCTTCGGGAAATCAAGATGTCTGGCATTATCACCTTCATGTTTTCCCACGTTACAAAGGTGATAATCTTTACAGTTCAAAAATGCGTATTTCAGCCCCTGCTGAACGTGTTGAATTCTCCAGTAAATTAAGAGAATATTTTCGCAACATAAGTCTTCCTGAATGCTGA
- a CDS encoding GNAT family N-acetyltransferase, whose product MFEIHEINEMNRSEISNLIEKNWGSTKMITKGKVHFVDKLPGLIATVNNEIKGLITFEINKGECEILSLDSFVENQGIGSSLLEKVVCIAAGQDCKRVWLITTNDNTHAMRFYQKRGFNMVALHYNAVNKAREIKPEIPLKGFDDILICHEIEFEKVLL is encoded by the coding sequence ATGTTTGAAATTCATGAAATCAATGAAATGAACAGAAGCGAAATTTCCAATCTGATTGAAAAAAACTGGGGTTCAACAAAAATGATTACAAAAGGGAAAGTTCACTTTGTTGATAAACTGCCAGGGTTGATTGCCACAGTGAACAATGAAATCAAGGGCTTGATTACATTTGAAATCAATAAAGGTGAGTGTGAAATTCTGTCATTAGACAGTTTCGTTGAAAATCAGGGGATTGGAAGCAGTTTGCTGGAGAAAGTTGTTTGCATTGCAGCAGGACAAGACTGTAAAAGGGTCTGGCTTATCACAACAAATGACAACACACACGCAATGCGTTTTTACCAGAAAAGAGGATTCAACATGGTCGCACTTCATTATAATGCTGTAAACAAAGCAAGAGAAATTAAACCGGAAATTCCACTGAAAGGCTTTGATGACATTTTAATATGTCATGAAATCGAATTTGAGAAGGTTTTACTGTGA
- a CDS encoding tyrosine-type recombinase/integrase, which produces MSKIRLMKSVNSMTVEQAFQEFLESCKLKNLSKATLKNYDNQFKVFTQFFDDSQPVFCIDQQTVTAYTQYLQRKFSNAESINTSLRHLRSMLNYWCEQDYCQPSKIKLLKTETKIKDCYTDTELKVLLQKPDIKRCSFSEYRNWTVINVLVATGIRLRSLVNIKVGDVDFDNGFLKVTTTKNRKPQLLPLPQSMLTILKDYLKHRRGNPDDVLFCSEAGSKLLESSVNHSLCKYNRERGIEKTGVHLYRHTFARNFILSGGDVFRLQKQLGHSTLDVSKRYANLYDTDLKKDFEKFNLLERLQVQQQRIKMK; this is translated from the coding sequence ATGTCGAAAATCAGGTTGATGAAGTCAGTAAATTCCATGACAGTGGAACAAGCATTTCAGGAATTTCTTGAAAGCTGCAAGTTGAAGAATCTTTCAAAAGCAACGTTGAAAAATTACGACAATCAATTCAAAGTGTTCACCCAGTTTTTTGATGACAGCCAGCCTGTCTTCTGTATTGACCAGCAAACTGTCACAGCTTACACACAGTATCTTCAAAGGAAATTCAGCAATGCCGAAAGTATCAACACTTCTTTGCGGCACTTACGTTCAATGTTGAATTACTGGTGTGAACAGGACTACTGCCAACCCAGCAAAATCAAGCTGTTGAAAACGGAAACAAAAATCAAGGATTGTTATACAGATACTGAACTGAAGGTTTTGCTTCAGAAGCCTGACATCAAAAGATGTTCTTTCAGTGAATACAGGAACTGGACAGTTATAAACGTCCTTGTTGCTACAGGTATTCGTTTGCGCTCCCTTGTAAACATCAAGGTGGGAGATGTCGATTTTGACAATGGCTTTTTAAAGGTCACAACAACAAAGAACAGAAAACCGCAGCTTTTACCGCTTCCGCAGTCAATGCTGACAATCCTGAAAGATTACCTGAAGCACCGCAGGGGCAATCCCGATGACGTTCTCTTTTGTTCAGAAGCAGGGTCAAAGCTGTTGGAAAGTTCAGTGAATCACAGCTTATGCAAGTACAACAGGGAACGGGGAATTGAAAAAACAGGTGTACACCTTTACAGGCATACATTTGCCCGAAATTTCATTTTAAGTGGTGGAGATGTTTTCAGACTGCAAAAGCAGTTGGGGCACAGTACCCTTGACGTGTCCAAACGTTATGCCAATCTTTACGACACTGACTTAAAGAAGGATTTTGAAAAGTTTAATCTGTTGGAACGACTGCAGGTGCAACAGCAGAGAATCAAGATGAAATGA
- a CDS encoding DnaD domain protein gives MYFESYKSILYSDTLIPDIFITEYMPSMDCEHVKVYMYCLFLSKHNKNASTEELSKKLEIDIQKVKEALIFLESIGVIIRKDDNIIMVDLKEKEIRKMYRLKTTSSPEEAILSAERNKKRNRIITAINNSFFQGVMSPSWYTDIDAWFDKYKFEEDVMYALFQHCYDHKGLAKNYIIKVADNWYNKNIRNSFDLDKYFMEYQKIRDIRTTIVKKLKLTRNLTEYEEEYVEKWIVDYKYSFDIIDLSLKKTTAKTNPNFKYIHTILTDWYNKGLRSREEIIAYEKSKKQTSQKPQAKSPAIPQHENFEQRRHDEDYYNNFFSNVANEK, from the coding sequence ATGTATTTCGAATCGTACAAATCAATTTTATACTCTGATACTTTAATTCCTGACATTTTCATTACCGAATACATGCCCTCTATGGACTGTGAGCATGTAAAGGTATATATGTACTGCCTTTTTCTGAGCAAGCACAACAAAAATGCCTCAACCGAAGAACTGTCAAAAAAGCTGGAAATAGACATTCAAAAAGTCAAGGAAGCTTTGATTTTCCTTGAAAGTATTGGGGTTATAATAAGAAAAGATGACAACATCATCATGGTTGACCTGAAGGAAAAGGAAATCAGGAAAATGTACAGGCTGAAAACTACCTCTTCTCCTGAAGAAGCTATTCTGAGTGCTGAAAGAAACAAAAAACGAAACAGGATAATAACTGCCATAAACAATTCCTTTTTCCAGGGTGTCATGTCTCCTTCCTGGTATACAGACATAGATGCATGGTTTGATAAGTATAAGTTTGAAGAGGACGTAATGTACGCTCTCTTCCAGCACTGCTACGATCATAAGGGATTGGCCAAGAACTATATAATAAAGGTTGCCGACAACTGGTACAACAAGAATATTAGGAACTCCTTTGATTTGGACAAATACTTCATGGAGTATCAGAAAATAAGAGATATAAGAACAACCATAGTGAAAAAGCTGAAACTTACCCGGAACCTCACAGAGTATGAGGAAGAATATGTGGAAAAGTGGATTGTTGATTACAAATACAGTTTTGATATCATAGATTTATCTCTAAAAAAGACTACAGCTAAAACAAACCCAAATTTCAAATACATACATACCATACTTACGGATTGGTACAATAAAGGCTTGAGAAGCAGAGAGGAAATAATAGCTTACGAAAAGAGCAAAAAACAAACTTCTCAGAAACCTCAGGCAAAATCTCCTGCAATTCCGCAGCATGAAAATTTTGAGCAGAGACGCCATGATGAAGACTATTACAACAACTTCTTCAGTAATGTGGCGAATGAAAAATAA
- a CDS encoding ATP-binding protein, whose translation MSRGIHNLIKNEYERRQKTAFDNMMARKSEVYSSIPRIQEIDHEIQLSGIRYNKAILLGNGSAGTVVNELAVKIDDLKHEKALILSQYKYPANYLEMSYSCERCRDTGFIDSSYGSEKCSCYKQQLVNLLYSRSNLRLTEKENFACFDESYYPEKPDEAKYGIKTSPRENILAIKERCHRFIESFGSPDERNLFFSGPTGVGKTFMSNCIAMELINKGRTVLYQTAPVLFNTITEYKMKAYKEDEFEDEGYNSIFDAELLIIDDLGTETPSAARYSELLNILNTRYTNNLTKPCKTIISTNIGAKKLYEYYTERVTSRIVGYFDRLMFAGEDIRGIKR comes from the coding sequence ATGAGCAGAGGCATCCATAACCTTATTAAAAATGAATATGAAAGAAGGCAAAAAACCGCTTTTGACAATATGATGGCAAGAAAAAGCGAAGTTTATTCCTCCATACCAAGAATTCAGGAAATAGACCATGAAATACAGCTCTCAGGTATCAGGTATAACAAGGCCATTCTTTTGGGCAATGGTTCTGCAGGTACAGTAGTTAATGAACTTGCTGTAAAAATTGACGATCTGAAACATGAAAAGGCACTTATATTATCTCAATACAAATATCCGGCAAATTATCTTGAGATGTCATATTCCTGTGAAAGGTGCAGGGATACGGGATTTATAGATAGTTCCTACGGCTCGGAAAAGTGCTCCTGCTATAAGCAGCAGTTGGTTAATCTGCTTTACAGCCGGTCAAACCTCAGGCTGACTGAAAAGGAGAACTTCGCTTGCTTTGATGAGAGTTACTATCCGGAAAAGCCGGATGAAGCAAAATATGGGATAAAAACATCCCCACGGGAAAATATATTAGCCATAAAAGAACGGTGTCACAGGTTCATAGAAAGCTTTGGCTCCCCTGATGAAAGAAATCTGTTCTTCAGCGGCCCTACAGGTGTAGGAAAAACCTTTATGTCCAACTGTATAGCCATGGAGCTTATAAACAAGGGAAGAACCGTTCTTTACCAGACTGCCCCTGTTCTTTTCAATACCATAACAGAGTATAAAATGAAAGCTTACAAGGAAGATGAGTTTGAGGACGAAGGCTATAATAGCATATTTGACGCGGAGCTCCTTATAATAGACGACCTGGGAACCGAAACTCCAAGTGCGGCAAGGTATTCTGAGCTTCTTAACATATTGAACACCAGGTATACAAATAACCTGACAAAGCCGTGCAAAACCATAATATCTACTAATATCGGTGCCAAAAAATTATATGAGTATTATACGGAAAGAGTGACCTCTCGTATAGTAGGCTACTTTGACAGGCTTATGTTTGCAGGTGAAGATATCCGGGGCATAAAAAGATAA
- a CDS encoding CPBP family intramembrane metalloprotease, with protein MKNKLYTTNISTEQDLGRAANTKPSLAQISVLYSLAVILLLYVGFRAQRYSVYSGLLITEFGLILIPSLALLFIYRYDVKSTLRLYKTRPLNLLLVFGIMLFALPIVGVLNLINLLVIDSIFGRVILPDIPAAGNSTELIRNILIIAGSAAICEEVMFRGIIQRGMERFGAVKAILISAFLFGLIHLDFQRFLGTFLLGALIGFIVYRSNSLYSGMFAHFCNNSFAVLGGYMGTKLNELFKSPGMDKAGGNIDDLFASFANMPQEQLIMLIITWSFIVLVCVSIISGLMIGFIRITSEKVQRVQKENIAIKKTGLFWLAPGLIFVFIMYIAEGLRLRNSASPLAETIMRIMGLR; from the coding sequence ATGAAAAATAAGCTTTACACTACTAATATTTCGACAGAACAGGATCTGGGAAGAGCTGCAAATACAAAACCTTCTCTTGCACAAATAAGTGTTTTATACTCTCTTGCGGTAATACTCCTGCTGTATGTAGGCTTCAGGGCGCAGAGGTACAGTGTTTACTCCGGCCTTTTGATAACTGAATTCGGCCTGATACTTATTCCCTCACTGGCTCTTTTATTTATATACAGATATGATGTGAAAAGCACTTTGAGGCTATACAAAACAAGACCGCTTAATCTCCTTCTGGTTTTTGGCATAATGCTTTTTGCACTACCGATAGTAGGAGTGCTTAACCTGATTAATCTTCTGGTTATCGATAGTATCTTCGGCAGGGTAATATTGCCCGATATTCCTGCCGCCGGCAATTCCACTGAGCTTATCAGGAACATACTTATCATCGCAGGTTCTGCTGCGATTTGTGAGGAGGTTATGTTCAGGGGTATTATACAGCGGGGTATGGAAAGGTTTGGTGCAGTAAAGGCTATTTTGATATCCGCATTTTTATTTGGGCTTATACACCTCGACTTTCAAAGATTTCTGGGTACATTTCTGCTTGGAGCGCTGATAGGTTTTATAGTATATAGAAGCAACTCACTATATAGCGGTATGTTTGCGCATTTTTGCAATAACTCTTTTGCTGTACTGGGAGGGTATATGGGAACGAAGCTTAACGAACTGTTCAAGTCTCCTGGAATGGACAAAGCAGGTGGAAATATCGACGATCTGTTTGCGAGCTTTGCAAATATGCCCCAGGAGCAGCTGATAATGCTGATAATTACCTGGAGCTTCATAGTTCTTGTATGTGTAAGTATTATTTCTGGGTTGATGATCGGCTTTATAAGAATTACCTCGGAAAAGGTTCAGAGGGTACAAAAAGAAAATATAGCAATAAAAAAGACCGGTTTATTCTGGCTTGCACCCGGTCTGATTTTTGTCTTTATTATGTATATTGCGGAAGGTTTAAGGCTTAGGAATTCAGCAAGCCCTTTAGCAGAGACTATTATGAGGATTATGGGTCTCAGGTAA
- a CDS encoding aminoglycoside phosphotransferase family protein codes for MSIDSNRIKNYLDDQFPYKHILEVFDLKQLSSGWAGDVYSFSVALDTQTETANESYIIKTYSESDSGVKSIIKEYKALDFLYSSGYPVPKPIIHNTDTVFFGKPFIIMEQIKGMLLFESYTNSPLDKKASVLRTFAHLLFHLHSIDAKGIEPGFSSRGQALLDTEIGEIKALIDLYQIDSLRRIYEWIINNKKTVSGIKPSILHRDYHPWNVIEDTAGHHFVIDWIWSIGDFRFDLAWTVTLMERAGFESFAKGFLEEYELMCGSRIDNLEYFKVMAALRWLLNVTVSVKTGDNLRGGDSKAFKEFLEPLVNKALTMFQAITGILIEYSL; via the coding sequence ATGTCTATAGATTCAAATAGAATAAAGAACTATTTAGATGATCAATTCCCATACAAGCATATCCTGGAAGTTTTTGACCTAAAACAGCTTAGTTCAGGCTGGGCAGGAGATGTGTATTCTTTTTCTGTAGCCCTGGATACACAAACAGAGACTGCAAATGAAAGCTATATTATAAAGACATATTCAGAAAGTGACTCAGGAGTAAAGTCTATAATTAAAGAGTATAAAGCTCTGGATTTCCTATATAGCAGTGGCTATCCCGTGCCAAAGCCCATTATTCACAACACTGATACGGTTTTTTTCGGTAAACCCTTTATCATTATGGAACAGATCAAGGGAATGCTTCTTTTCGAATCTTATACTAATTCACCATTAGATAAAAAGGCCTCTGTATTGAGAACCTTTGCGCACCTGCTTTTCCACCTGCATTCAATTGACGCGAAAGGGATTGAACCCGGCTTCAGCTCCCGCGGACAAGCCTTGCTTGATACAGAGATCGGAGAAATCAAGGCATTGATAGACCTGTACCAGATTGACAGTCTTAGAAGAATATACGAGTGGATAATCAATAACAAAAAAACAGTTTCTGGTATAAAGCCCTCCATCCTTCACAGGGATTATCACCCCTGGAATGTAATTGAAGATACTGCTGGGCATCATTTTGTGATAGATTGGATATGGAGCATAGGCGACTTCCGGTTTGATTTGGCCTGGACTGTTACGCTTATGGAAAGGGCAGGCTTCGAATCTTTTGCTAAAGGGTTTTTAGAGGAGTATGAATTAATGTGTGGCAGCAGGATAGATAATCTGGAGTATTTTAAAGTAATGGCAGCATTGAGATGGCTCTTGAACGTAACAGTTTCAGTAAAGACCGGAGATAATCTAAGGGGAGGAGATTCAAAAGCTTTCAAAGAATTTCTTGAGCCTCTGGTAAATAAAGCTTTAACCATGTTTCAAGCAATTACTGGTATACTCATAGAATATTCTCTATAA
- the ypeB gene encoding germination protein YpeB, whose translation MGFRDKLLDLKRRLSDRKMYSVIIVIIGAVAVWGLYQYKHAADLRQQLDNQYNRAFYEMVGYVNNVDVLLIKSLISASPAKTAATLQEAWRQANLAQTNLGQLPVSQQVLANTSKFLTQVGDLSYSLNNQAIQGKPMSDQQFKTIEKLYGYSVSLSRSLNDLQAQITSGRIRWGELARKGTPLFRKTSASLPQQQFENIDKQFQQYPTLIYDGPFSDHLVKTEAKGLKGDKITREQAKKKVRDIFGAGKIEAITDNGTNNADVFSTYSFRVTFKNAPDDQVAVVDITQKGGYIYQMLNNRSVSKASLNVDQAKAAGKKFLDSHGYGSMKDTYYIKEDNTAIINYAYQQGDVTVYPDLIKVKVALDNGEIVGFESKGYLSSHTERKIPKAKITLEEAKTKINPRVKLAGSGMAIIPTDYRTELYTYEFKGKLNDKDFLVYINAETGKEENILMIIDSPQGILTI comes from the coding sequence TTGGGTTTCAGAGATAAATTACTGGATTTAAAGCGTAGACTGTCCGACAGGAAAATGTACAGCGTAATAATTGTTATTATAGGTGCTGTCGCAGTATGGGGATTGTATCAATACAAGCATGCAGCAGATCTGAGACAACAGCTTGATAACCAATATAACCGTGCATTTTATGAAATGGTAGGTTATGTTAACAATGTAGATGTATTACTTATAAAATCACTTATATCAGCATCACCGGCAAAAACTGCTGCAACGCTTCAGGAGGCCTGGAGACAAGCAAACCTGGCACAGACCAATCTTGGTCAGCTCCCGGTATCACAGCAGGTACTTGCGAACACTTCAAAGTTTTTGACACAGGTAGGAGATCTTTCCTACTCACTGAATAATCAGGCGATTCAAGGCAAGCCGATGTCAGATCAACAGTTTAAAACCATTGAAAAACTTTATGGATATTCAGTATCTTTAAGTAGAAGCCTGAATGATCTGCAGGCACAAATAACGTCCGGTAGAATCAGGTGGGGTGAACTGGCTAGAAAGGGAACGCCTCTATTCAGAAAAACGTCTGCATCACTTCCCCAGCAGCAGTTTGAAAATATTGACAAGCAGTTCCAGCAGTACCCTACACTTATATACGACGGTCCTTTTTCAGATCATCTGGTTAAGACTGAAGCAAAGGGACTTAAAGGAGATAAGATAACCCGTGAGCAGGCAAAAAAGAAAGTCCGTGATATTTTTGGTGCCGGAAAGATAGAAGCAATAACTGATAATGGAACTAACAATGCCGACGTATTTTCCACATACAGTTTCAGGGTTACTTTTAAAAATGCGCCTGATGACCAGGTAGCAGTGGTAGATATCACCCAAAAGGGCGGATATATTTACCAGATGCTTAATAACAGGTCTGTAAGCAAGGCTTCACTAAATGTTGACCAGGCAAAGGCGGCAGGTAAGAAATTTCTTGACAGCCATGGCTATGGCAGTATGAAGGATACTTACTATATTAAAGAAGATAATACGGCAATAATAAACTATGCATATCAGCAGGGGGATGTTACTGTATATCCTGATCTGATAAAGGTTAAGGTGGCCCTGGATAATGGAGAAATAGTAGGCTTTGAGAGCAAGGGATATCTTTCTTCACATACTGAAAGAAAAATACCAAAGGCAAAAATTACGCTAGAGGAAGCAAAAACCAAGATTAATCCCAGAGTAAAGCTTGCAGGGTCCGGTATGGCCATTATCCCTACAGACTATAGGACTGAACTGTATACTTACGAATTTAAGGGAAAGCTGAATGATAAGGATTTCCTGGTATATATTAATGCCGAGACTGGCAAAGAGGAAAATATTCTGATGATTATTGATTCTCCGCAGGGAATATTGACAATATAG
- the sleB gene encoding spore cortex-lytic enzyme produces the protein MKKFRVAIVLAIVFSIFISITAENNFFVSTVSETLGLGSRGSNVEEVQQRLKNWGYYTGEVDAKYGIKTFIAVMEYQRKTGLVPNGIAGVDTLASMGITTISRGGVAHAEGRGVGEEQLLARAINGEARGEPYEGQVAVGAVIINRTRNPKFPKTVAGVIYQPGAFTAVADGQINVPIKEGSTVVKAARDALQGWDPTNGCIYYWNPATATSKWIWTRKIVKKIGKHNFGN, from the coding sequence GTGAAAAAATTCAGAGTTGCTATCGTATTAGCCATAGTATTTTCTATATTCATATCAATAACTGCAGAGAATAATTTCTTTGTATCTACCGTATCTGAGACCTTGGGTTTGGGAAGCAGGGGCAGCAATGTCGAAGAAGTACAGCAGAGGCTAAAGAATTGGGGCTATTATACAGGAGAAGTAGATGCGAAATATGGTATAAAAACTTTCATTGCCGTTATGGAGTATCAGAGGAAAACAGGGCTTGTTCCAAATGGTATAGCAGGAGTTGATACATTAGCTTCAATGGGAATTACGACGATTTCGCGCGGAGGAGTAGCACATGCTGAAGGCCGAGGTGTAGGAGAGGAGCAGCTCCTTGCGAGAGCTATAAACGGAGAGGCAAGAGGGGAGCCGTATGAGGGGCAGGTAGCTGTCGGTGCTGTAATCATAAATAGAACAAGGAATCCTAAATTTCCAAAGACCGTGGCAGGGGTGATATACCAGCCTGGGGCATTTACTGCGGTAGCAGATGGACAGATAAATGTACCGATTAAGGAAGGTTCTACAGTTGTTAAGGCCGCCCGTGACGCTCTGCAGGGATGGGATCCGACTAATGGGTGTATATATTACTGGAACCCGGCAACAGCAACAAGCAAGTGGATATGGACCAGGAAAATTGTTAAGAAGATAGGTAAACATAATTTTGGAAATTAG
- a CDS encoding UDP-N-acetylglucosamine--LPS N-acetylglucosamine transferase produces MDTLILSVSAGGGHMKAGEAIKECIEHKYPGARTMIVDTLRYVNPIIDKFIVGGLYLNTVKNAPILWGILYELAESGDNVTDFSKAVNKLLSVKIKNLINDFKPSVIVCTHPFPLQMLSNLKKKGKVNIPTVAILTDFATHPFWLHEHIDAYVVAHDYMKYEAVNRNLSEDIIHPFGIPISKSFLQKKDRAAILRELKLEDKLTVLMMGGSLGFGEVRDTFQSLLNSKKDLQIIAITGKNTKLKRQLEKYTEASKKKVVILSYTNRVADLMDISDLLITKPGGMTIAEALVKELPIIIISPIPGQEERNAHFLTNIGAAARILDTDNVDAVLNQIIDNPLRIKHMKEMCRFLAKPNSSENTMELLEQLVRENERINEKYS; encoded by the coding sequence ATGGATACTTTAATTCTGTCTGTATCTGCAGGCGGAGGGCACATGAAAGCGGGAGAAGCTATAAAGGAATGTATCGAGCATAAATATCCAGGTGCAAGAACGATGATAGTCGATACACTGAGGTACGTAAATCCTATAATAGATAAGTTTATTGTAGGAGGCTTATATCTGAATACGGTTAAGAATGCTCCCATTTTATGGGGTATATTATATGAACTCGCTGAATCAGGAGATAACGTAACAGATTTCAGCAAAGCAGTGAACAAATTATTATCAGTAAAAATCAAAAATCTTATAAATGACTTCAAACCTTCGGTAATTGTTTGTACTCACCCCTTTCCTCTGCAGATGTTGTCAAATCTGAAGAAAAAAGGGAAAGTTAACATACCCACTGTTGCAATACTTACGGATTTTGCAACTCATCCCTTCTGGCTGCATGAGCACATTGACGCATATGTTGTTGCACATGATTATATGAAGTATGAAGCTGTAAATAGAAATTTATCCGAGGATATTATACACCCCTTTGGTATCCCCATATCAAAAAGCTTCCTTCAAAAGAAGGACCGGGCTGCTATATTGAGAGAACTTAAGCTTGAAGACAAGCTGACTGTACTTATGATGGGAGGAAGCCTTGGTTTTGGAGAAGTACGTGATACCTTCCAGTCTCTGTTAAACAGTAAAAAAGACCTGCAGATAATAGCCATTACAGGAAAAAATACAAAACTGAAAAGACAGCTCGAGAAATATACTGAAGCATCCAAGAAGAAGGTAGTGATACTGAGCTATACAAACCGTGTAGCAGATCTGATGGATATATCGGACCTGTTAATAACAAAGCCTGGTGGAATGACCATAGCCGAGGCATTGGTAAAGGAGCTCCCTATAATAATCATTTCACCTATACCGGGACAGGAAGAGCGGAACGCGCATTTTCTGACCAACATAGGCGCAGCGGCAAGGATTCTTGATACGGATAACGTGGATGCAGTGCTGAATCAGATAATCGATAACCCTTTAAGGATAAAGCATATGAAGGAAATGTGCCGGTTCCTGGCTAAGCCGAATTCCAGTGAAAACACAATGGAGCTGCTGGAACAGCTCGTCAGGGAAAATGAGAGAATCAATGAAAAATACAGTTAA